The Gemmatimonas phototrophica region TCGGTCGTGGCCAGCCTGAAGGACCAGTACGAAGCGCAGGAAAGCTGACGATACTATTGGCAACCCGGGATCTGCGTGACCTTCGGTACAGATGCCGGGTATGACTCGTCAGTAGGTTGGTCTGGTGTTGCGAAACCGGGGATGCACCTGGTTCGTAGTTATGCCAGATGGCTGGGTCTCCGTTTTCCGTCGTACCATGTCACTGCTCAGCAAACTGTTCCCCGAAACGCTCTTTCCCCGCAAGCTGTCGGCCGATGCCGAACAGCGGGTGCGCCTGGCGCAGGCGCGCGCGGAAGAGGCGCTCATTCGCACGCACGTGGAGAACGCGCTGATGTTTGTCGACACGCTTGCCACCGATGTGGGCTACGAACGGGCGCTCGACATTTATGTGCGGGAACTCGGCGTGGCCGATCCCTTGGCGACCGTGGTGGTTACACGGGCGCTGGTAGCGCTGGGAGAAGCGCTGGTGCCGGCACCGGAGGCCCTAAATGGCAACGGCACCGTGAGTGCGGTGCCGTTGCCGGAAATACGTCTTGACGAAGCGGCCGCGCGCCGGCGACGCGCGTGACGACGTAGCAACTCACGACGCACAACTCGAACGCAAAACCCGGAACTGATCAGTTCCGGGTTTTGCGTTTTGGTCGTGTATCGTGGGTTTCGTCGATGCGGTCCCCTTACTTCTTCGTGCTGTCCGGAGTGGGAGCAACTGCGGGAGCCGCCGCCGGCGCTGCCGCGGCGAGCGAGTCCACCACCTTCTTGAGCTGATCGAAGGTGAGGCCGCCGGCGTACACCTTGTTGCCCACAATGATGGTGGGCGTGCTGTTCACGCCGCGCTGCTGTCCTTCGGCGGCGTTGGCCTGAATACGCGGCAGATGCTTCTGGGAGTCCATGCAGCCGTTGTAGGCCGCCATGTCGAGGCCGATGGCCTGTGCCAGCGGTTCAATGACCTTGCGCGGATTGGTCGTGGACTGGGTGCTCCACTCCGGCTGGCTGGCAAACAGTTGATCGTGCATCTCCCAGAACTTGCCCTGATCATTGGCGCAGGCGGCCGCGAGGTGCGCGAACAGCGTGTTGCCGTGGATCTGGGTAAGCGGGAAATCGTAGAAGCGGAAGTTGGCCAGGCCGGCGTCCACGAGACGGGTCTTGATGTCGGGGCCCTGCAGCGTGGCGAACTGCCCGCAGCCCGGGCACTCGAAGTCGGCGAACTCCACAATCGATACCGGGGCGTTCGGATTGCCGCGCAGATACCCTTCCGCCTGCGGGAGCGCCGTACCGGCCGGCAGCTCAATGGGCTTGGGCTTGTTCTGCATGGTGCCCCACAGGGCAGCACCACCAGCCAACAGGACTACACCGATCACCGCAATGAATCCGGTGTTCGACTTTTTCTTCGGCGTCACCTTTGCCACTCGATCTCCTCGTCGTCGTCCGGCATGGCGCCGGTGGGGGTCCAGTATCTGCGCGTGGGCCTGCGCAGCACAGAAATGCTGTGGGAAGTGAGTGGAAGGTATGCGCCGAGTGGTTCTCTGCGCTATCCTGCCAGCGTGTACACCGAACACCTGCGAATTCCCGTGGGCGCGGGCGCCCTGCATGTGGAGCGACTGGGACGGGCGGGGCCGGCGGTCGTGCTGTTGCACGGCTTTGGTACCTGCTCCTTCCTGTGGCGTTCCGTGGCGCCTGCCCTGGCATCGGCTGGCTGCACGGTCGTCATGGTGGATTTGCTGGGGTTCGGCG contains the following coding sequences:
- a CDS encoding DsbA family protein, which encodes MTPKKKSNTGFIAVIGVVLLAGGAALWGTMQNKPKPIELPAGTALPQAEGYLRGNPNAPVSIVEFADFECPGCGQFATLQGPDIKTRLVDAGLANFRFYDFPLTQIHGNTLFAHLAAACANDQGKFWEMHDQLFASQPEWSTQSTTNPRKVIEPLAQAIGLDMAAYNGCMDSQKHLPRIQANAAEGQQRGVNSTPTIIVGNKVYAGGLTFDQLKKVVDSLAAAAPAAAPAVAPTPDSTKK